CAGCAGCGCCAGCACGACAAGAACCGCCTGACCGCCCGCGAACGCATCCGCCAGCTTCTCGACGACGGCATGCCCTTCGACGAACTGATGACCTTCGCCGGCTGGGAGATGTACCAGGACGTCGGCGGCTGCCCGTCCGGCGGCACCGTCACCGGGATCGGCCAGATTCAGGGCCGCCCGTGGATGATCATCGCCAACGACGCCACCGTGAAGGCCGGAGCGTTCTTCCCGATCACCGCGAAGAAGGTCATCCGCGCGCAGACCATCGCGCTGGAAAACCACCTGCCGGTCGTGTACCTCGTGGACTCGGCAGGCGTGTACCTGCCCATGCAGGACGAGATCTTCCCTGATCAGGACGACTTCGGGCGCGTGTTCTACCTGAACGCCCGCATGAGCGCGCGCGGCATCCCGCAGATCGCCGCGATCATGGGCAACTGCGTGGCCGGCGGCGCGTATCTGCCCGTCATGTGCGACACCCTGATCATGACCGAGGGTTCGGGCCTGTACCTCGCCGGGCCCGCGCTGGTGAAGGCCGCCATCGGGCAGGTCGTGGACAGCGAGGACCTCGGCGGGGCCAGTATGCACGCCTCTATCGCCGGCACCGTGGATTACAAGGAACCCGACGACGCCGCCGCATTAAGGCGCATCCGCGCGCTGGCCGACCTGTACGCGCAGGGCGAAAGCGCCCCCTTCGCCAGACGCCGCAAGGAAACGCTGCCTGCGCCGGAACGCGACCTGACCGACCTCGTGGGTTTCGACGGCAGCAAGACCTACGACGTGCGCGACCTCATCACCGCCCTGGTGGACGGCGGCGAGTTCCACGAGTTCAAAGCCGAGTACGGCGAGACCCTCGTGTGCGGCTTCGCCCGCGCGGGCGGGTACCCCGTGGCGTTCGTGGCGAACCAGCGCACCGTCATCAAGAAGAAACTCAAGAGCGGCGGCGAACCCGGCCTGCGCACCCGCATTGAGGTCGGCGGCGTCATCTACGGCGACAGCGCCGACAAGGCCGCCCGGTTCATCATGGACGCCAACCAGGCCGGCGTGCCCCTGGTGTTCCTGAGCGACGTGACCGGCTTCATGGTCGGCCGCGACAGCGAACAGGAAGGCATCATCCGGCGCGGCGCGAAACTCGTGAACGCCGTCAGCAACACCGTCGTGCCCAAGATCACCATCATCACCGGCGGCTCCTTCGGCGCGGGGAACTACGCCATGAACGGCAAGGCGTACGCGCCCCGCTTCCTGTTCGCGTGGCCCAGCGCCAAGTACGCCGTCATGAGCGGCAACGCCGCCGCCAAGACCCTCATGGACATCCAGCTCGCCGCCCTGAAACGCGCCGGAACCGAGCCCGACGACGAGGACATCCTGCGCCTCTACGACGAGGTCAAGAGCAAGTACGACACCGAACTCGACCCCCGCTACGCCGCCGCCCGCCTCTGGGTCGACGAGATCATCGAGCCCAACGACACCCGCGACCGCCTGATCCGCGCCCTCGAAGCCTGCGCCCAGAACCCCCACCAGGACGAATTCCGCGTCGGCGTGTTCCAGGTGTGAAGCCGTTAATGGTTGAAGGTTGATGGTCGAAAGATCACCCCCTTCCTCCATCACCTATCAACCCCTCCAAAGGAGCCCCCCATGACCAGTACCCTGAACCGTCCCGACGCCAGCAATCCGAACACGCAGCCCATGAACGACGAGCAGCGCACGATCATCAGCGCCCTGAAGTCGTTCCTGAAGAACAAGGTCGAGCCGGGCGCGGCCGAGCGTGACCAGACCAGCGAGTTCCCCATGCAGATCGTGCGTGAACTGGGCGAGATGGGCATCATGGGCGCGCAGACGCCCGAGGAGTACGGCGGTACCGGGCTGGACACCGCCACGTTCGCGATGATCATCGAGGAGATCGCCGCCGTGGACGGCAGCCTGTGCCTGACCGTCGCCAGCCATAACAGTCTGTGCCAGGGTCACATCCTGATCGGCGGCACCGAGGCGCAGAAGCAGAAGTTCCTGCCGGCCCTGGCGAGTGCCGAGAAGCTGGGCGCGTGGGGCCTCACCGAGCCCGGCAGCGGCTCGGACAGCGGCGGCATGCAGAGCAACGCCAAGGAGCAACCGGACGGCAGCTGGATCCTGAACGGCAGCAAGAACTTCATCACGCAGGGCAGCGTCGGCGGCACGTACGTCATCCTGGCCCGCACCGACCCCGCCCGCCCCGGCAAGGGCAAGAACGACGGTATCAGCGCGTTCGTGTTCAACCGCGACGAGGTCACGGGCTTCAGCATCGGCCGCAAGGAAGACAAACTCGGCCTGCGCTCCAGCGACACCGCGCAGCTGATCTTCGAAGACATCCACCTGCCCGCAGACGCCCTGCTGGGCGAGCGTGGCAACGCCTTCAAGGACGTCATGAAGGTCCTCGACGGGGGCCGCGTCGGCATCGCCGCCATGGGCCTCGGCCTGGGCCGCGCCGCCTTCGAGTACGCCGCCCGCTACACGCTGGGCCGCGAGCAGTTCGGCAAACCCATCGCCACCAACCAGAACATCAGCTTCCGCCTCGCCGACATGGACACCAAACTCGAAGCCGCCCGCCTGCTGATCCGCAAGGCCGCCGACCTCAAGGACGCGGGCATGAACTTCACCGTCCCGGTCGCCCGCGCCAAGCTGTACGCCACCACCGTCGGCGTCGAAGCCTGCGACGAGGCCATCCAGATGCTCGGCGGGTACGGCTACATCAAGGAGTACCCCGTGGAACGCATGTGGCGCGACAACCGCCTCACCCGCATCG
The DNA window shown above is from Deinococcus sp. LM3 and carries:
- a CDS encoding acyl-CoA carboxylase subunit beta, with the translated sequence MTQPDTSAPPAPPTRSAWQDALERLATDRLTVHAGGGSKAQQRQHDKNRLTARERIRQLLDDGMPFDELMTFAGWEMYQDVGGCPSGGTVTGIGQIQGRPWMIIANDATVKAGAFFPITAKKVIRAQTIALENHLPVVYLVDSAGVYLPMQDEIFPDQDDFGRVFYLNARMSARGIPQIAAIMGNCVAGGAYLPVMCDTLIMTEGSGLYLAGPALVKAAIGQVVDSEDLGGASMHASIAGTVDYKEPDDAAALRRIRALADLYAQGESAPFARRRKETLPAPERDLTDLVGFDGSKTYDVRDLITALVDGGEFHEFKAEYGETLVCGFARAGGYPVAFVANQRTVIKKKLKSGGEPGLRTRIEVGGVIYGDSADKAARFIMDANQAGVPLVFLSDVTGFMVGRDSEQEGIIRRGAKLVNAVSNTVVPKITIITGGSFGAGNYAMNGKAYAPRFLFAWPSAKYAVMSGNAAAKTLMDIQLAALKRAGTEPDDEDILRLYDEVKSKYDTELDPRYAAARLWVDEIIEPNDTRDRLIRALEACAQNPHQDEFRVGVFQV
- a CDS encoding acyl-CoA dehydrogenase family protein — its product is MTSTLNRPDASNPNTQPMNDEQRTIISALKSFLKNKVEPGAAERDQTSEFPMQIVRELGEMGIMGAQTPEEYGGTGLDTATFAMIIEEIAAVDGSLCLTVASHNSLCQGHILIGGTEAQKQKFLPALASAEKLGAWGLTEPGSGSDSGGMQSNAKEQPDGSWILNGSKNFITQGSVGGTYVILARTDPARPGKGKNDGISAFVFNRDEVTGFSIGRKEDKLGLRSSDTAQLIFEDIHLPADALLGERGNAFKDVMKVLDGGRVGIAAMGLGLGRAAFEYAARYTLGREQFGKPIATNQNISFRLADMDTKLEAARLLIRKAADLKDAGMNFTVPVARAKLYATTVGVEACDEAIQMLGGYGYIKEYPVERMWRDNRLTRIGEGTDEVQRLVISRDVLKRFAD